Genomic segment of Eleutherodactylus coqui strain aEleCoq1 chromosome 1, aEleCoq1.hap1, whole genome shotgun sequence:
agcggcgaaagccagcggtcggtctgctctgtcagaccctgcagcagttcgtgggccgtgtgcctcttctctcctaagctgagtagtttcagcacggcctgctgacgcttgcccaccgctgtgctgccacgccgcgcgacaccgactgctggcgacgtgctgctgctgctgacacatcttgattgcgagacagaggttgcgttggaggaggaggaggagggtggtttagtggaggaagcatacaccgccgcagataccagcactgagctggggcccgcaattctgggggtgggtaggacgtgagtggtcccaggctctgattctgtcacagcctccactaaattcacccaatgtgccgtcagggagatatagtggcccgcttgtccacgtgtccgttgttaagtggaccttggcagtaaccgtgttggtgagggcacgtacaatgttgcgggagacgtggtcgtgcagggctgggacggcacatcgggaaaagtagtggcgactgggaaccgagtagcgcggggccgccgccgccatcatgcttttgaaagcctccgtttccacaagcctatacggcagcatctccaggctgatcaatttggctatgtgcacgtttaacgcttgagcgtgcgggtgcgtggcggcgtacttgcgcttgcgctccaacagttacgctagcgacgtctggacgctgcgctgagagacattgctggatggggccgaggacagcggaggtgagggtgtgggtgcaggccggtaggcactcgtgcctgtgtcctgagaggggggttggatctcagtggcaggttggggcacagggggagaggcagtggtgcaaaccggaggcggtgaacggccttcgtcccaccttgtggggtgcttggccatcatatgcctgcgcatgctgttggtggtggctccccagctgatcttggcgcgacaaaggttgcacaccactattcgtcggtcgccaggcatctctgtgaaaaactgccacaccttagagcaccttggcctctgcagggtggcatggcgcgagggggcactttgggaaacagttggtggattattcggtctggccctgcctctacccctggccaccgcactggctcggcctgtgcccacaccctgacttgggcctccgcgtcctcgcccgcgtccacgtcctctaggcctacccctacccctcagcatgctgtattaccagtagtgcagaaacagaacgctgtaattaaatgtgccacttattggcctgtggttggaggctgactttgcttacggaatgcacagcagaggcaggaaagaattttgcgcaagcctgctgtaacacttagctggctgcgtatgaattaggacaactacccccagcagagacccagtacacttgtggacaggaatatagcggtaatgtaagaggcaacacagaggcaggaaagaattttgcgcaagcctgctgtaacacttagctggctgcgtatgaattaggacaactacccccagcagagacccagtacacttgtggacaggaatatagcggtgatgtaagaggcaacacagaggcaggaaagaattttgcgcaagcctgctgtaacacttagctggctgcgtatgaattaggacaactacccccagcagagacccagtacacttgtggacaggaatacagcggtgatgtaagaggcaacacagaggcaggaaagaattttgcgcaagcctgctgtaacacttagctggctgcgtatgaattaggacaactacccccagcagagacccagtacacttgtggacaggaatacagcggtgatgtaagaggcaacacagaggcaggaaagaattttgcgcaagcctgctgtaacacttagctggctgcatatgaattaggacaactacccccagcagagacccagtacactgaggacggtcacaggcagcctaaatagattttttttcccaaatgattttggaaaggcccactgcccatatacactaaatatgtcttctgtccctgcctcaccactactggccctggacaatgtaaaattactgcaggacgcaatgctctgcacggccgatatacaaaaaaaaaaaaaaaagtgcaacactgcaaaaagcagcctccacactactgcacacggttagttgtggctctaagaaggaccgttggggttcttgaagcctaaaataactcctaacgctctccctatagcagctccggcaccagcagcactgtccctgatctctgtcagaatgcatctgtggcgagccgcgggaggggccgatttatatactcgggtgacacctgatctcgccagccactcactgcaggggggtggtatagggcttgaacgtcgcagggggaagttgtaatgccttctctgtctttctattggccagaaaagcgtgctaacgtctcagagatgaaagtgaaagtaactcgaacatcgcgtggtactcgtctcgagtaacgagcatctcgaacacgctaatactcgaatgagtatcaagctcggacgagtacgttcgctcatctctataatatacatattaactcacatttaattttcaaaaaattgctaataaaatcagcaAGACAGTCACTTCTATGTGTTTTTGTTGAGTATTTCCAAGGAATTCACAAagcactttcccacccaaaataaatgttGGGGAGtatgcgggtggcagggaaattggattggaaagagttaatgaccTTGTGCTGAAAGATGTTAAATCATTGCATACACACTGGTTCAGCTACTATGAAATGTGTGATGAATTTACAAGAAATCAGATGTTTGGTCGTTTCACCGTTTTATACTGGCACCCATTTAATTCGAGTTGTAAGTTCAACACAAGCCATAGACTGCACATTGGTGACCCATATCATTTCCTCCCCAGTCCAACCCCAGGCCCTATTTTTTAAGATGCATTAGGGAAACGATTTAGAGTTAGAATTACAGAGATCCTCTTGATGAGTATTGCTGCTTTTCTCCTAGAAAAAAATACCTTCACAAGAATAAAACTGTAATGAGTCACGACAACTGGATTAAATGAACAACCCAAAAGGGTGCACATACCTCAGGACTagagaaaaaatattttcaaCAAGTCACATAAAcaacactattagagatgagcgagtatactcgctaaggcatattactcgatcgagtagtgccttagccgagtatctccccgctcgtctctaaagattcgggggcctgcggggagcggcaggggagagcggggaggaacggaggggagatctccctctctctcgcccgctcccccctgctccccgccgcaactcacctgtcacccgcgccggcccccgaatctttagagacgagcggggagatactcggctaaggcactactcgatcgagtaatgtgctttagcgagtatactcgctcatctctaaacactatACTATTAAGGAGGGAAAGTTAAAGCTCCTAAggattaattttcaaaaaatgcaGAGTTCACCAAGCTGTACATCAGAAGAGGCCTGTGCAGGGGCAAATGTAGTGTCTCATTTgggccattcaaatgaatggtctACCTTGTGATACATAGACAGGCCTGGTCTTCCAGAGCGAGGGGAGTATCCAGGCACTCTGAATTATAGTGTATGGGGGATATGAAAACAATCAAGTTACCTGTTTCCATAAACTGTAGTACCTTCAAACTTAAAAGAGGTTGCCCAAGTTGTAAAATCTGTTTCCTATGCACTAACCACAaataagcatatactcacctctccccactatGTCCTGCGTTGCCGTTCCAGGTCTACCCTTAGGCTTCCCCAGCCTGTTTACGGAACATCAAAGGCACTACAGCCAATGACAATTAGGCGATCAAcactgtgacgtcccataaactggGCGGACTGCAGGCTGTAAACAAACCAGAAGCAAAGGACCAAGCAGTGCCATGGGCACAGCGAAGAGAGATGAGTATATGCCTATTTGTATACGTTAGTGCATGGGGAATGGATTTATGGAGGAGCTACAACTCGGGCAACCCATTGAGTTGTTTCCCAAAGTCCCTCCTAGAGGTGaaattcctttttaaaaaaaaatgaattatgaCGATAACCGGAAAACAATACTGCATATGTGACTGCAAAATAAGTAGGATTTCCTGCAAGAACTCTTAAGAAAAGGTATGTTTTGTTTGTGTATATGGAGGAAAAATGAGTAATTAaggaaacacttttttttttggagggggggtagtgtatggaattttgcaatatttaGAAGGTTTATAGTGTAATTTAGGATACATGTTTAAGTAAACTGAGACAGATGATATATAGATTAAATCCAAAAATGGGTTTccatattttttaatgaaaattcaGTTTTACATGTATGATACAGGTATTGGATAGAAAATATTCAGTATTTACAATTGATTTCTGGGATGTTCTTAAAGGTATGTTTACAAGCCAAATTTATGTTGGAAAAATCCAAGGCACACTTGTAGTGGAATGCAAAGCAGACCCCCGAATTGCTGCCACCGATTTGCAGTTTACACTGCCACGGAAGCACACCTGGATTAGTCCTAAAAAATGGGGCTTATCCATATAGAGCTCCCCAATATATATTCCACATCAATAAATGATATGTCACTTATGTTTCTGCTACCTGGATTTTAAAACCACACCGTACGAACTACAACTCGGATTACACAGTTCTGCAAAAATTAGAAAGTTTTTTGTAACCGAGGCATGAGTTACTAATTTTTGGATGCTGAATataaaaatgacattgaaaatgtGAGATAGCTTCTCGTTTTGATGTTACAAagggaaaaagtaaaaataaataacgcTGAAAAATGCAAAGTTGTGGTGTTTTGGGGATTTAAACTACTTCTCTTCCCCATATTTATTTAGTTGGACTACAGCGGAGCTATGCAAAATTCTGTTATCTCTGTGAATGGGACAGTTGTGAAATCAAGGAGGAGGACTGGCTTCATCGATCACCACTTATAGCAAGCCAGAAGAATGTAGTGTATCAGCCACTTGTCACTCTGGATAAAGTCATCCTTCCATCCCTACATATAAGGTTCTCCATCCCTACTGTTTCTAAGGTTCTCAATGGGAGCGGTGTTGCCTTCACATTTCTGTCGGCTATTTCTGAGGATCACCACTGTAAAAATCAAGGAGGGAATATTTATTGGTCCCCAGACAACTTTAAAAGGATGAAAAATTTGACAGTCGGCTGAAGGACTGCAAAGGAGAAGGACGGAAGGCTTTCGAAATTGTGTCAACTAGTTTATTAGGAAATGTCGGAACAAAACCTTTCCATCACGTTGTGGATGAACTTCTAATGGCATAAGAGAAAATCGCCTGCAGACTTTTCCATGAAACTAAATTTTCCTATCTTCCTATTTTAGATGTCTTCCGCATTCATTGCAGTGACGAACACAGGGAGCATTTTCGTCAGGTTATCGATAAGCATTTCAAAGGTAAACTGTGCCCGGCAATGTTGGCAGATTACTGATGGACGATCAGAAGAGACGTTCCAGAAACGgaataaaagacaaaaaaagtatttagagatgagcgagcatactcactaagggcaattgctcgatcgagcattgcccttagcgagtacctgcccactcgggagcaaagatttagctgccggcggcgggcaagggagagcggggaggaacaaaggggagatctctctctccctctctcccccccgatcccccctgctcatggccgcaattcacctgtcacccgcgctggcagccgaaccttttcttccgagcggggagatactcgctaaggacaatactcgatcgagtaattgtccttagcgagtatgctcgctcatctctagtcgtattTGAAGCATGTACACACACGTTTTCTTTCTAATAAAATCCTATTAAAGtctgcattttttcccatttcctgAACCAATCTCACATTTTTAATGTCATTTTTGTGTTCACATAGCAAAAATTAGGTAAGAGCGGTTAATCGTTTGTCGTTACAAAACTTGTGTTGAATAGTGTTACCATTGAAAATATGCAATTTTTGGCACAGAATTTGCGTCAGATTTTGGCACAGAATCTGCGTCAACATCCCCTTCGTTCTTCTCTGAGATGACAGGTTGATAAATATGTCTACATACAGCGGAATTAATATTTACATTTCATATCTCTTATGCCTTTTACGAGGTCAGATCTGAAACTTAGTCAAGCGCAAGTTGATCTATGGATGGTTTTTGATTTCACATTTTTCTTGGCTTGGTTAGGATTAATTTTCTTGTCTGCCGCCTCTTTCCATTTTAGGAATTTGGACATTATACAGGGGATGTGGTGCCCACTTGGATCCTCCTCCTATATACGCCTGAGTAGAGAGCCACTAACAAAGAGCAACTCTTGCTCTGTGGACCCAGACCATATTATATGGTCAACTATGTATCTGAATGGTTGGCATGTAATAGCACATTTCTTCTGTAATGGTCACTTCAGATGGAAATGTACAGAGAGTTACAGCAGCAGATCACAGGGGCTTCGAACCTGCAGTGATAAACTGATGTATGGTCTAGCTTGATTTGAAAGGGGTTTCCAAGGGAAGGCAACTCTTttcaaccctttaaggacatgacCAATTTTGTCCATAAGgaagcaacgatttttggggattttcatctccatttttcaaaagccataacttttttatttttctgtcgacacggctgtatgagggcttgttttgttgtGAGGCaaactgtggtttttattggtactgttttagggtacatataatgtattggaataatttaattttttcagaggtcaggaagaagaaaaaacacaaattctgcctttttttgttttgtttttttacagcgttaatcatgcagcataaatgacatgacaaatttttttttgcggcttggtacaattacaacaataaagCCCCTTTTGTACAataaccacccccacccccttttttttttggtggtggggatttttttttctttcttctttttccttggcCGGAGGCctgtgagggcttgtattttgcgtgaTGTGCTGTAATTTTTATCGGTAacattttgggggtacatacagcttttttgatcacttttttaggaggcaaagtaaataaaatagccatgtaggggacttgaactaaaAAAGCTTTAATTGCTATGACagtacattgcattacttctgtactgcaatgcattatcacccacaatagcgatcacaggccatggcaggtccGGACACCAGTGTCTGCGATTCTATATTGGAGGGCGATGACATTACAGAGGGAGTGTTCTTTCACTATGAACCCTTTTTTACATGCTACGATCTACATTGGTTGCAGCATGTAAGTCGTTAACAGCGGGATCTGTGTTCTTACCATTCCCCGTCATTGTAGCCAGAGGCAAGCTGTCAGttgcagccagctccctctgtgggATGGCACGAGCTCACGTCTGAGCCCATGCCATTCACAGGACACAAGTTTACATTCTGTTGTGTTATCAATCACCCTACCAAGATATAAACCATTAAGGGGATAAAGGGAATCTGTTCCCATCTTTTTGTacccctctctgagagcagcacaaaGTAGTGACAGTTACACTGATTACATTGAGAagaggatgggggtggggggtaataggatggacattagagatgagcgagcatactccttaagggcaattgctcgagcgagcattgcccttagcaagcacctgcctgctcgagagaaaaggttcgggtgccggcgcgggggagcggtgagttgcggcagtcagcgggggggagagagagatctcccctccgttcctcccctgctctccctcgcagctccctgcccgccgccggcacccgaaccttttctctcgagcgggcaggtactcgctaagggcaatgctcgctcgagcaattggccttagtgagtatgctcgctcatcaccaatggacatatgttttttttcgggctaacatattatgttactaagtTACAGTGGTATGTCTGCTGCGtaaatctgtgcagtagtttgggaggaatttgcattttattagtagcactcagacacagaagtagtcctgcatattcatgagctacagCCTAGCTAATTATTGGAAGCTCTTTCTATGCAAAGTAATAACCAGGGAGATATCAATCAATGGCTGGAGAAGCAGGGTGgatgtagctagcctgcagctcataaatatccaTGACTACTtttagtagtcctctatgcatgtgctgctactgatgaagggcaagtttctcccaaactactgcacagatctacatAACAgacaggggtgcaaaaagataggAAGGCGTAAAGAGACTGTTACTATGTCCAAAAATGAGTGCAAATTTTCATGAATAGAACAATCAGACCTGCAGATGTTTATATTATAATAAGGCTATCTATGTCAGGGGTCATTCCAGCTTTATGATCCAGAGTATTTCTGCCAAAATACATATTGAACAAATGATCTTGAATTATATAGGCAAAGGACCTCTTACCAGGTATGCATATGGTATAGAAGAGAGCTGACCGTTAGAATGATGTAACCCTATTACTTAGAAAAGCTTAATATTACATGACTTTATCCTCTGAGATATGGACTACATTTGTCGACATGGCAGGTTCTGCGGTTATTACAACGGAATGATCTGTGATGGATGTAGATCTTTCTTCAGGATTGGCAGTACCTTGTTTTTCCTTAGGAATGTATTTCACTACTGCGTTAATAAATCTGCCTCTGAAGTCCTTACTGAAAATATTGTAAAGAATTGGATTAGCCATACAATGAAACATCGACAAACAATCAATGATCTCATAGAGGAAATAAAGGACAACGATTGCATGGCAGTTCAGGTAGATGTGGGTTCCATGCAGAACTAGCAACATCTGAGTAGAATGGTAGGGAAGCCAACTGAGTAGGAACGTCAATATATAGGCATAGATAAGCCGACAGTGTCGATTGCTCTCTGGTCTTCCAGATCTCCTAATGTGACAGGCCGTCATCACATTGAAGGTCAAGATTATGAAGCAAGGAATAAGGAATCCAAGAACAGTTGTCAGGACAGTAACGGCTAAAGCCCATTCATCGTAGGTCTCAAATGGTGCCATGAACATACACTCGGGGTCTATAAAATCCAGCAATTGCATATGGCTGACTTCTGGTATAGGAAATATGGCGGATATCACCCAGATCCCGATGCAAAGACCTTTACGGATTTTTTGTTGGTTTTGTTGCCAGAAAATAGAGGAAGATGTTAAAGTCAAGTAACGGTCCACACTCAGGGCGGTAAGGAAGTAAATACTACTGAACATGTTCGCAAAATAAAAGTAATGGGTAAATTTGCACAGGAATCCACCCCACAACCATGTGTAATCCAACATTGCCTCCAACATCCAAATGGGTAAGGAAATGACCACCCCAAGATCAGCCACTGCCATATTGAGGATATAGAGATTAATGGAGCTTGATCTTCTTCTTGATTTCCAGTTGACCCATATCACCAGCAGATTT
This window contains:
- the GPR182 gene encoding G-protein coupled receptor 182 — translated: MAEESIHNLTELLDFLNSSFSDCEVELDEGVKKVFLFILYLLTFVLGLAGNLLVIWVNWKSRRRSSSINLYILNMAVADLGVVISLPIWMLEAMLDYTWLWGGFLCKFTHYFYFANMFSSIYFLTALSVDRYLTLTSSSIFWQQNQQKIRKGLCIGIWVISAIFPIPEVSHMQLLDFIDPECMFMAPFETYDEWALAVTVLTTVLGFLIPCFIILTFNVMTACHIRRSGRPESNRHCRLIYAYILTFLLSWLPYHSTQMLLVLHGTHIYLNCHAIVVLYFLYEIIDCLSMFHCMANPILYNIFSKDFRGRFINAVVKYIPKEKQGTANPEERSTSITDHSVVITAEPAMSTNVVHISEDKVM